A DNA window from Streptomyces sp. 71268 contains the following coding sequences:
- a CDS encoding MFS transporter, with product MPVVRGLRVLLRIGDFRRLLTVRLLSQAADGVYQVALASYVVFSPEKQTSAAAIASAMAVLLLPYSLLGPFAGVLLDRWRRRQVLLYGNLARVVLAAGTAALIVAEVPDGLFYASALTVTAVNRFVLAGLSAALPRVVATDEQLVLGNSLSPTAGTLAATAAGGLALVVRLAVPDGAASDALVILLGSALYLCAALAALRMPRDLLGPDPYQLQPRPTTALLSTARGLLAGLRHLTRRPAAARALYAMTLMRFCYGALTVMVLMLCRHAWGDGDSEGLALLGLAVGISGVGFFVAAVCTPWAVARFGPLGWVAACGATAAVLEPVLGLPFAPAPMMVAAFVLGLTTQGAKIATDTVVQASVEDAYRGRVFSLYDVLFNVAFVGAAGVAALILPPDGASVSLVLIVAALYLVAVVLVVFHVKHDRPRPDVSRETEHRFT from the coding sequence ATGCCCGTTGTGCGAGGTCTGCGCGTGCTCCTGCGGATCGGCGACTTCCGCCGTCTGCTCACGGTCCGGCTGCTCTCCCAGGCGGCCGACGGCGTCTACCAGGTGGCGCTCGCCTCCTACGTCGTCTTCTCCCCCGAGAAGCAGACCTCGGCCGCCGCCATCGCCTCCGCCATGGCCGTGCTCCTGCTGCCGTACTCGCTCCTCGGCCCGTTCGCCGGCGTGCTCCTCGACCGCTGGCGCCGCCGCCAGGTCCTGCTGTACGGGAACCTGGCCCGGGTCGTGCTGGCCGCGGGGACGGCCGCGCTCATCGTGGCCGAGGTCCCCGACGGGCTCTTCTACGCCTCCGCCCTCACCGTCACGGCCGTCAACCGCTTCGTGCTGGCCGGGCTCTCGGCGGCGCTGCCGCGCGTGGTCGCCACCGACGAGCAGCTCGTCCTCGGCAACTCGCTCTCCCCGACGGCCGGCACGCTCGCCGCCACGGCGGCCGGCGGCCTGGCCCTGGTCGTGCGCCTGGCCGTGCCCGACGGGGCCGCGTCCGACGCGCTCGTCATCCTGCTCGGCTCGGCGCTCTACCTGTGCGCGGCCCTCGCGGCCCTACGCATGCCGCGCGACCTCCTCGGCCCCGACCCGTACCAGCTCCAGCCCAGGCCCACCACGGCCCTGTTGAGCACCGCCCGCGGGCTCCTCGCCGGCCTGCGCCACCTCACGCGCCGCCCCGCGGCGGCCCGGGCCCTGTACGCGATGACGCTCATGCGGTTCTGCTACGGCGCCCTCACGGTGATGGTCCTCATGCTGTGCCGCCACGCCTGGGGCGACGGCGACTCCGAGGGCCTGGCGCTGCTCGGCCTGGCCGTAGGGATCTCCGGGGTGGGCTTCTTCGTGGCCGCCGTGTGTACGCCCTGGGCCGTGGCCCGCTTCGGTCCGCTGGGCTGGGTGGCGGCGTGCGGGGCGACGGCGGCGGTGCTGGAGCCGGTGCTGGGCCTGCCCTTCGCGCCGGCTCCGATGATGGTCGCCGCGTTCGTCCTCGGGCTCACCACCCAGGGCGCGAAGATCGCCACGGACACCGTCGTGCAGGCCTCCGTCGAGGACGCCTACCGGGGCCGGGTCTTCTCGCTGTACGACGTGCTCTTCAACGTGGCCTTCGTGGGCGCCGCCGGGGTGGCCGCCCTCATACTGCCGCCCGACGGGGCGTCGGTGTCCCTCGTGCTTATCGTGGCCGCGCTGTACCTGGTCGCCGTGGTCCTGGTCGTGTTTCACGTGAAACACGACCGACCACGCCCCGACGTTTCACGTGAAACCGAGCACCGTTTCACGTGA
- a CDS encoding inositol-3-phosphate synthase, with translation MGSVRVAIVGVGNCAASLVQGVEYYKDADPDSRVPGLMHVQFGDYHVRDIEFVAAFDVDAKKVGLDLADAIGASENNTIKICDVPQSGVTVQRGHTYDGLGKYYRETIDESPEAPVDVVQILKDRQVDVLVCYLPVGSEDAAKYYAQCAIDAKVGFVNALPVFIAGTKEWADKFTEAGVPIVGDDIKSQVGATITHRVMAKLFEDRGVILDRTMQLNVGGNMDFKNMLERERLESKKISKTQAVTSQIPDRDMGAKNVHIGPSDYVAWLDDRKWAYVRLEGRAFGDVPLNLEYKLEVWDSPNSAGVIIDALRAAKIAKDRGIGGPILSASSYFMKSPPVQYFDDQARENVEKFIKGEVER, from the coding sequence ATGGGTTCGGTTCGCGTAGCCATCGTTGGCGTGGGCAACTGCGCCGCCTCGCTGGTCCAGGGCGTCGAGTACTACAAGGACGCCGACCCGGACAGCCGCGTCCCGGGTCTGATGCACGTGCAGTTCGGTGACTACCACGTGCGGGACATCGAGTTCGTGGCTGCCTTCGACGTGGACGCCAAGAAGGTCGGTCTCGACCTCGCGGACGCGATCGGCGCCAGCGAGAACAACACCATCAAGATCTGCGACGTCCCGCAGAGCGGCGTGACCGTCCAGCGCGGCCACACCTACGACGGTCTCGGCAAGTACTACCGCGAGACCATCGACGAGTCGCCCGAGGCGCCCGTCGACGTCGTCCAGATCCTCAAGGACCGCCAGGTCGACGTCCTCGTCTGCTACCTGCCGGTGGGTTCCGAGGACGCGGCGAAGTACTACGCCCAGTGCGCCATCGACGCCAAGGTCGGCTTCGTCAACGCGCTGCCGGTCTTCATCGCGGGCACCAAGGAGTGGGCCGACAAGTTCACCGAGGCCGGCGTGCCGATCGTCGGCGACGACATCAAGTCGCAGGTCGGCGCGACCATCACGCACCGCGTGATGGCCAAGCTGTTCGAGGACCGCGGCGTCATCCTGGACCGCACGATGCAGCTCAACGTCGGCGGCAACATGGACTTCAAGAACATGCTGGAGCGCGAGCGCCTGGAGTCCAAGAAGATCTCCAAGACGCAGGCCGTCACCTCGCAGATCCCCGACCGCGACATGGGCGCCAAGAACGTCCACATCGGCCCGTCGGACTACGTGGCCTGGCTGGACGACCGCAAGTGGGCCTACGTCCGCCTGGAGGGTCGCGCGTTCGGTGACGTCCCGCTGAACCTGGAGTACAAGCTGGAGGTCTGGGACTCCCCCAACTCCGCCGGCGTGATCATCGACGCGCTGCGTGCCGCGAAGATCGCCAAGGACCGGGGCATCGGCGGCCCGATCCTGTCGGCCTCCTCGTACTTCATGAAGTCCCCCCCGGTGCAGTACTTCGATGACCAGGCCCGGGAGAACGTCGAGAAGTTCATCAAGGGCGAGGTCGAGCGCTAA
- a CDS encoding helix-turn-helix transcriptional regulator produces the protein MSRRSGVLEFAVLGLLRESPMHGYELRKRLNTSLGVFRAFSYGSLYPCLKTLVTNGWLIEESTGTAEEATGPAGRVVPSGAALGGRRAKIVYRLTPEGKERFEELLSHTGPDAWEDEHFGVRFAFFGQTSRDVRMRVLEGRRSRLEERLEKMRASLARTRERLDDYTLELQRHGMESVEREVRWLNELIESERAGREQRRPAEQDTSHDTGGLPRHRGSTRPDPSDDTAK, from the coding sequence ATGAGCAGGCGTTCCGGCGTTCTGGAGTTCGCCGTCCTCGGTCTGCTGCGCGAGTCCCCCATGCACGGGTACGAGCTGCGAAAGCGGCTGAACACCTCGCTCGGGGTGTTCCGCGCCTTCAGCTACGGGAGCCTCTATCCCTGCCTGAAGACGCTGGTCACCAACGGCTGGTTGATCGAGGAGTCGACCGGGACCGCCGAGGAGGCCACCGGGCCCGCCGGCCGCGTGGTGCCCTCCGGTGCGGCGCTCGGCGGACGGCGAGCGAAGATCGTCTACCGGCTGACGCCCGAGGGCAAGGAGCGCTTCGAGGAGCTGCTCTCCCACACCGGGCCGGACGCCTGGGAGGACGAGCACTTCGGAGTCCGCTTCGCCTTCTTCGGTCAGACCTCGCGGGATGTGCGGATGCGCGTCCTTGAGGGGCGGCGCAGCCGCCTGGAGGAGCGCCTGGAGAAGATGCGGGCCTCCCTCGCGCGCACCCGCGAACGGCTCGACGACTACACGCTGGAGCTCCAGCGGCATGGCATGGAGTCAGTGGAACGCGAAGTCCGCTGGCTCAACGAGCTGATTGAGAGCGAGCGGGCGGGGCGCGAGCAGCGCCGGCCCGCCGAACAGGACACATCGCACGACACGGGCGGCCTGCCCCGGCATCGGGGTAGTACCCGGCCGGACCCGTCCGACGATACCGCCAAGTGA
- a CDS encoding transglycosylase domain-containing protein, which translates to MSEHRRKPPQPQGGGRAAARRAAQQPPGRRAAPPPSSTGPGSDAYESPDAGLPRGGRAESRRAARGGGGRRRAGAAGAGAGAGAGAGASAAHGAAGAGGPGAPGSGGAGGPGGGRRAAGAAGAGGGRGRGRGAGAAGRTKKRFIDYPRAGKRGFKRWMPSWKLVTGTCLVFFALLVGAVGIALMLVEVPTAQAASKTQKNVYYWADGKQMVVSGGGDLNRQIVPLSKIPKSMRNAVIAAENASFYDDAGVDPMGVARAVVNMAKGGQTQSGSTITQQFVKNTYLGQEQTLKRKVTELFISIKVGATKDKDDILEGYLNTAYYGRGAYGIQAAARAFYDKDCEDLTTSESAFLAATLNGPNLYDPAGGQGLAATKEKNRKRAEERWAWTLDREVKVGRLDSAEREKITKFPEPQKPKLATNKAGQIGYLTDLADNYIIANSDISKAELDRGGYQIHTTFDREKMKALEKTVNKVSKENIRPDKRPQDKHVQFGGASVEPGTGKIVAIYGGKNALEHYTNNADDTGVQVGSTFKPFVLAAAMTDGKRDPNLPPEQSREQRTLVSPKSIYNGDNKVKLRDYKGDVWLDKDGKEWHQRNDGDESRGKIDLRTAMQYSVNTPFIQLGMDVGTDKVRDAALAAGLSKNQLASITPTFSLGTSSPSAIRLAGSYATFAASGKQADPYSVTKVERDGAEEYVHEEKIEQAFEPNVADNVTDVLKTVVEDGTGTSAQIGREAAGKTGTTDDNKSAWFAGYTPQLSTAIGMWRVDDQAKNQKFLPMYGVGSDTGSESIHGASYPAKIWAGYMKEALKNEKKLTFPKPSPIGDKIYGDGASPPPTQAPPPTTAPPTEEPTETPTTTPPTTPTETPTTTPPTTPPTTPTDTCGPLDPTCGDDGGPGGGDPGGPGGGDPGGPGGPGGPGGGSPSTTPTEDDNEHGWL; encoded by the coding sequence ATGAGCGAGCACCGTCGCAAGCCGCCGCAGCCCCAGGGCGGCGGACGAGCAGCGGCCCGGCGCGCGGCGCAGCAGCCGCCAGGCCGCCGCGCAGCGCCACCACCGAGCAGTACGGGGCCGGGCTCCGATGCGTATGAGTCACCCGACGCGGGGCTGCCCCGCGGCGGTCGGGCCGAGTCCCGCCGTGCGGCCCGCGGGGGCGGGGGTCGCCGGAGAGCCGGAGCCGCTGGAGCCGGCGCCGGCGCCGGGGCCGGGGCCGGGGCGAGCGCGGCCCACGGGGCGGCCGGCGCCGGTGGGCCCGGCGCGCCCGGCAGCGGGGGCGCCGGTGGGCCTGGAGGAGGACGCCGGGCCGCGGGCGCGGCCGGTGCCGGAGGCGGGCGCGGACGTGGTCGTGGGGCGGGCGCGGCGGGCCGTACCAAGAAGCGGTTCATCGACTACCCGCGGGCGGGCAAGCGCGGCTTCAAGCGCTGGATGCCCTCCTGGAAGCTGGTCACCGGCACCTGCCTGGTCTTCTTCGCGCTGCTGGTCGGCGCGGTGGGCATCGCGCTGATGCTGGTGGAGGTCCCCACGGCGCAGGCCGCGTCCAAGACGCAGAAGAACGTCTACTACTGGGCGGACGGCAAGCAGATGGTCGTCTCCGGTGGAGGCGACCTGAACCGGCAGATCGTGCCGCTGTCCAAGATCCCGAAGTCGATGCGGAACGCGGTGATCGCGGCCGAGAACGCCTCGTTCTACGACGACGCCGGCGTCGACCCGATGGGTGTGGCGCGCGCGGTGGTCAACATGGCCAAGGGCGGCCAGACGCAGAGTGGTTCGACCATCACCCAGCAGTTCGTGAAGAACACCTACCTGGGCCAGGAGCAGACGCTCAAGCGCAAGGTCACCGAGCTGTTCATCTCCATCAAGGTGGGCGCCACCAAGGACAAGGACGACATCCTCGAGGGCTACCTGAACACCGCCTACTACGGGCGCGGTGCCTACGGCATCCAGGCGGCGGCCCGCGCGTTCTACGACAAGGACTGCGAGGACCTGACCACGAGCGAGAGCGCGTTCCTCGCGGCGACGCTCAACGGTCCGAACCTCTACGACCCGGCCGGCGGCCAGGGCCTGGCGGCGACCAAGGAGAAGAACCGCAAGCGGGCCGAGGAGCGTTGGGCGTGGACGCTGGACCGTGAGGTCAAGGTGGGCCGGCTCGACAGCGCGGAGCGGGAGAAGATCACCAAGTTCCCCGAGCCGCAGAAGCCCAAGTTGGCGACGAACAAGGCCGGTCAGATCGGCTACCTGACCGACCTCGCCGACAACTACATCATCGCCAACTCCGACATCTCGAAGGCCGAGTTGGACCGCGGTGGCTACCAGATCCACACCACCTTCGACCGCGAGAAGATGAAGGCGCTGGAGAAGACGGTCAACAAGGTCTCCAAGGAGAACATCAGGCCCGACAAGCGCCCCCAGGACAAACACGTCCAGTTCGGCGGGGCGTCCGTGGAGCCGGGGACCGGCAAGATCGTCGCCATCTACGGCGGCAAGAACGCGCTGGAGCACTACACCAACAACGCGGACGACACCGGTGTCCAGGTCGGCTCCACGTTCAAGCCGTTCGTGCTGGCGGCGGCCATGACGGACGGCAAGCGCGATCCCAACCTGCCCCCCGAACAGTCCAGAGAGCAACGCACCCTGGTCTCGCCCAAGAGCATCTACAACGGCGACAACAAGGTGAAGTTGCGGGACTACAAGGGCGATGTGTGGCTGGACAAGGACGGCAAGGAGTGGCACCAGCGCAACGACGGTGACGAGAGCAGAGGCAAGATCGACCTGCGCACCGCCATGCAGTACTCGGTGAACACGCCGTTCATCCAGCTCGGCATGGACGTCGGCACCGACAAGGTGCGCGACGCGGCGCTCGCCGCCGGGCTCAGCAAGAACCAACTCGCCTCCATCACACCGACGTTCTCGCTCGGCACGTCGTCGCCGAGCGCGATCCGGCTCGCCGGCTCGTACGCCACGTTCGCGGCCAGCGGCAAGCAGGCCGACCCGTACTCCGTGACCAAGGTCGAGCGGGACGGGGCCGAGGAGTACGTGCACGAGGAGAAGATCGAGCAGGCGTTTGAGCCGAACGTGGCGGACAACGTCACCGACGTGCTCAAGACCGTGGTCGAGGACGGCACCGGCACCTCCGCGCAGATCGGGCGCGAGGCCGCGGGCAAGACCGGTACCACCGACGACAACAAGTCGGCCTGGTTCGCCGGGTACACCCCGCAGCTCTCCACCGCGATCGGCATGTGGAGGGTCGACGACCAGGCCAAGAACCAGAAGTTCCTGCCGATGTACGGCGTGGGCTCCGACACCGGTTCCGAGAGCATCCACGGTGCCTCGTACCCGGCCAAGATCTGGGCCGGATACATGAAGGAAGCGCTCAAGAACGAGAAGAAGCTGACCTTCCCCAAGCCCTCCCCGATCGGCGACAAGATCTACGGGGACGGCGCCAGCCCGCCGCCCACGCAGGCGCCGCCGCCGACGACGGCGCCGCCGACCGAGGAGCCGACGGAGACGCCCACCACGACGCCGCCGACGACCCCGACCGAGACGCCCACCACGACGCCGCCGACGACGCCGCCGACGACGCCGACCGACACCTGCGGTCCCCTCGACCCGACCTGCGGTGACGACGGCGGACCGGGTGGTGGCGATCCGGGCGGGCCGGGCGGTGGTGACCCCGGTGGCCCGGGCGGTCCGGGCGGGCCGGGTGGTGGTTCACCCAGCACGACGCCCACGGAGGACGACAACGAGCACGGCTGGCTCTAG
- a CDS encoding glycosyltransferase 87 family protein, with translation MTSVHGPHPRATAARNPVRPTAEDEVAAAGSELIGGPVGRRALSGVSWWTPVRIIALVAIGMFALGMAQKVPCYDGGWFFGTTTQYTRACYSDIPHLYAGRGFSIDLVPYFDRIPQDVAGGMEYLEYPVLTGLFMEVASWLTPHDGSDQHRAQIYWLVNSGMLMVCAVAIAVCVSRTHRRRPWDGLLVALAPAFALTATVNWDLFAVALTSGALLMWSRSRPLAAGVLLGLATAAKLYPVLLLGPLLLLCLRARRWRAWWSAIAGAAAAWLVVNLPVMLTQDQQGDLTIREGWTKFYTFSQERPVDFGSVWLIISQRSGNPMDDVNTYATLLMLLACIGIGALALFAPRRPRLAQLAFLVVAAFVVTNKVYSPQYVLWLVPLAVLARPRWRDFLIWQAGELLYFLGVWMYLAYTNSGDKHHGLPTEGYQLAIVLHLLGTLYLCAVVVRDVLLPEYDPVRRDGSDDPSGGVFDGAPDAFTLRRPAGKLDLDDAYPHGGRAGRGSHGGTYLE, from the coding sequence ATGACGAGCGTCCACGGCCCCCACCCGCGTGCCACCGCCGCCCGGAACCCCGTACGGCCCACCGCCGAGGACGAGGTGGCGGCCGCCGGCAGTGAGCTGATCGGCGGGCCCGTCGGGCGCCGGGCGCTGTCCGGCGTGAGCTGGTGGACGCCGGTGCGGATCATCGCGCTCGTCGCGATCGGCATGTTCGCCCTCGGCATGGCGCAGAAGGTGCCCTGCTACGACGGCGGCTGGTTCTTCGGCACCACCACCCAGTACACGCGCGCCTGCTACTCGGACATCCCCCACCTGTACGCCGGCCGTGGCTTCTCCATCGACCTCGTCCCGTACTTCGACCGCATCCCGCAGGACGTCGCCGGCGGCATGGAGTACCTCGAATACCCCGTTCTGACCGGGCTGTTCATGGAGGTCGCCTCCTGGCTCACGCCGCACGACGGCAGCGACCAGCACCGGGCCCAGATCTACTGGCTGGTGAACTCCGGGATGCTGATGGTGTGCGCCGTGGCCATCGCCGTCTGCGTCTCCCGCACCCACCGGCGGCGGCCCTGGGACGGGCTGCTGGTGGCGCTGGCCCCGGCCTTCGCGCTGACCGCCACCGTCAACTGGGACCTGTTCGCGGTCGCGCTCACCTCCGGTGCCCTGCTCATGTGGTCCCGCAGTCGCCCGCTGGCCGCCGGCGTGCTCCTCGGGCTCGCCACCGCCGCCAAGCTCTACCCCGTGCTGCTGCTCGGCCCGCTGCTGCTGCTGTGCCTGCGCGCGCGGCGCTGGCGCGCCTGGTGGTCGGCCATCGCGGGCGCCGCGGCGGCCTGGCTCGTGGTCAACCTGCCCGTCATGCTCACCCAGGACCAGCAGGGCGACCTGACGATCAGGGAGGGCTGGACGAAGTTCTACACCTTCAGCCAGGAGCGGCCCGTCGACTTCGGCTCCGTCTGGCTGATCATCTCCCAGCGCTCCGGCAACCCGATGGACGATGTCAACACCTACGCCACCCTCCTGATGCTGCTGGCCTGCATCGGCATCGGGGCCCTCGCGCTGTTCGCCCCCCGCCGCCCGCGCCTGGCGCAGCTCGCCTTCCTGGTGGTCGCCGCCTTCGTCGTGACCAACAAGGTCTACTCGCCGCAGTACGTTCTGTGGCTGGTCCCGCTGGCGGTGCTGGCCCGGCCCCGCTGGCGCGACTTCCTCATCTGGCAGGCCGGCGAACTGCTGTACTTCCTCGGCGTGTGGATGTACCTGGCGTACACCAACAGCGGCGACAAGCACCACGGGCTGCCCACCGAGGGCTACCAACTGGCCATCGTGCTGCACCTGCTCGGCACGCTCTACCTGTGCGCGGTGGTCGTCCGGGACGTGCTGCTGCCCGAGTACGACCCCGTGCGCCGGGACGGCTCCGACGATCCGTCGGGGGGCGTGTTCGACGGGGCTCCGGACGCGTTCACGCTGCGCCGGCCGGCGGGCAAGCTCGACCTGGACGACGCGTACCCGCACGGGGGCCGGGCCGGCCGTGGCTCGCACGGCGGCACGTACCTGGAGTAG
- a CDS encoding alanine racemase, protein MALTLYVDTARWRAHQQSVLQQFPGMVPVCKGNGYGFGHERLAEETTRIGSDILAVGTTYEAARMKDTFSGDLLVLTPFRRGEEPVPLPDRVIRSVSSVDGVYGLVNARVMIEVMSSMKRHGVTEEDLPKLHAAIENVRLEGFAIHLPLDRTDGSDAVEEVIGWMDRLRAARLPLHTMFVSHLKAEELARLQQQFPQTRFRARIGTRLWLGDHDATEYRGSVLDVTRVSKGDRFGYRQQKTAGDGYLVVVAGGTSHGVGLEAPKALHGMMPRAKGVARAGLATVNRNLSPFTWAGKQRWFAEPPHMQVSILFVPGDVPAPQVGDELVASLRHTTTQYDRILDR, encoded by the coding sequence ATGGCGCTCACCCTGTACGTCGACACCGCGCGGTGGCGGGCCCACCAGCAGAGCGTCCTCCAGCAGTTCCCTGGCATGGTCCCGGTCTGCAAGGGCAACGGCTACGGCTTCGGCCACGAGCGGCTGGCCGAGGAGACCACCCGTATCGGCTCCGACATCCTGGCGGTCGGCACCACCTACGAGGCCGCGCGCATGAAGGACACCTTCAGCGGCGACCTGCTCGTGCTCACGCCCTTCCGCCGCGGCGAGGAGCCGGTGCCGCTGCCCGACCGGGTCATCCGCTCGGTCTCCTCGGTCGACGGCGTGTACGGCCTGGTCAACGCCCGCGTCATGATCGAGGTCATGAGCAGCATGAAGCGGCACGGGGTGACCGAGGAGGACCTGCCGAAGCTGCACGCGGCGATCGAGAACGTGCGGCTCGAGGGCTTCGCCATACACCTCCCGCTGGACCGCACCGACGGCTCCGACGCGGTGGAGGAGGTCATCGGCTGGATGGACCGGCTGCGCGCGGCGCGGCTGCCGCTGCACACCATGTTCGTCAGTCACCTCAAGGCCGAGGAACTGGCCCGGCTCCAGCAGCAGTTCCCGCAGACCCGCTTCCGCGCCCGGATCGGCACCCGGCTGTGGTTGGGGGACCACGACGCGACCGAGTACCGCGGCTCGGTGCTCGACGTCACCCGGGTCTCCAAGGGCGACCGCTTCGGCTACCGGCAGCAGAAGACCGCGGGGGACGGCTACCTCGTCGTCGTCGCCGGCGGCACCTCGCACGGCGTGGGCCTGGAGGCCCCCAAGGCTCTGCACGGCATGATGCCGCGCGCCAAGGGCGTGGCCCGGGCGGGACTCGCGACCGTGAACCGCAACCTGTCGCCGTTCACCTGGGCCGGAAAGCAGCGCTGGTTCGCCGAGCCGCCGCACATGCAGGTCTCCATCCTCTTCGTCCCGGGCGACGTACCGGCCCCCCAGGTCGGCGACGAACTGGTGGCCAGCCTGCGCCACACCACCACCCAGTACGACCGGATACTGGACCGCTGA
- a CDS encoding peptidoglycan bridge formation glycyltransferase FemA/FemB family protein, which produces MSLTLRTISREQHLAYIQSLPAASHMQVPAWADVKTEWRSESLGWFDSTGQVVGAGLVLYRQLPKIKRYLAYLPEGPVLNWYAPNLEDWLRPMLAHLKRQGAFSVKMGPPVIIRRWDAAAIKAGIQNPDVKRLRDVEATHIEPRAFEVAERLRKMGWQQGEDGGAGFGDVQPRYVFQVPLENRSLESVHKGFNQLWRRNIKKAEKAGVEVVQGGYEHLGEWQRLYEITAERDHFRPRPLSYFQRMWTALNSEDPNRMRLYFAMHEGEAVAAATMLIVGGHVWYSYGASANHKREVRPSNAMQWRMLRDAYALGASVYDLRGISDSLDETDHLFGLIQFKVGTGGQAAEYLGEWDFPLNKLLHKALDMYMSRR; this is translated from the coding sequence ATGAGCCTGACCCTGAGGACCATCAGCCGCGAGCAACATCTGGCGTACATCCAGAGTCTGCCGGCGGCGAGCCACATGCAGGTTCCGGCGTGGGCGGACGTCAAGACCGAGTGGCGCTCGGAGAGCCTGGGCTGGTTCGACAGCACGGGCCAGGTCGTCGGCGCCGGCCTGGTGCTCTACCGGCAGCTCCCCAAGATCAAGCGGTACCTGGCCTACCTACCCGAGGGCCCGGTGCTGAACTGGTACGCGCCGAACCTGGAGGACTGGCTGCGGCCGATGCTCGCGCACCTCAAACGGCAGGGCGCGTTCTCGGTGAAGATGGGTCCGCCCGTGATCATCCGGCGCTGGGACGCCGCCGCGATCAAGGCCGGCATCCAGAACCCGGACGTCAAGCGGTTGCGCGACGTGGAGGCCACGCACATCGAGCCGCGCGCCTTCGAGGTCGCCGAGCGGCTGCGGAAGATGGGCTGGCAGCAGGGCGAGGACGGCGGCGCCGGCTTCGGTGACGTCCAGCCGCGCTACGTCTTCCAGGTGCCGCTGGAGAACCGCTCGCTGGAATCCGTCCACAAGGGCTTCAACCAGTTGTGGCGACGCAACATCAAGAAGGCCGAGAAGGCGGGCGTCGAGGTCGTCCAGGGCGGCTACGAGCACCTGGGCGAATGGCAGCGGCTGTACGAGATCACCGCCGAGCGCGACCACTTCCGCCCGCGTCCGCTCAGCTACTTCCAGCGCATGTGGACGGCGCTCAACAGCGAAGACCCCAACCGGATGCGGCTCTACTTCGCCATGCACGAGGGCGAGGCGGTGGCCGCCGCCACGATGCTGATCGTGGGCGGGCACGTCTGGTACTCCTACGGCGCCTCCGCCAACCACAAGCGCGAGGTGCGCCCGTCGAACGCGATGCAGTGGCGCATGCTGCGCGACGCGTACGCGCTCGGCGCCAGCGTCTACGACCTGCGCGGCATCAGCGACTCGCTCGACGAGACCGACCACCTCTTCGGCCTGATCCAGTTCAAGGTCGGCACCGGGGGGCAGGCGGCCGAGTACCTGGGCGAGTGGGACTTCCCGCTGAACAAGCTGCTCCACAAGGCGCTCGACATGTATATGTCGCGCCGCTAG
- the rpsF gene encoding 30S ribosomal protein S6: MRHYEVMVILDPDLEERAVSPLIENFLSVVREGNGKVEKVDTWGRRRLSYEIKKKPEGIYSVIDLQAEPAVVKELDRQMNLNESVLRTKVLRPETH, translated from the coding sequence ATGCGTCACTACGAGGTGATGGTCATCCTCGACCCCGATCTGGAGGAGCGCGCAGTCTCTCCCCTGATCGAGAACTTCCTCTCCGTCGTCCGTGAGGGCAACGGCAAGGTGGAAAAGGTCGACACCTGGGGCCGTCGGCGTCTCTCGTACGAGATCAAGAAGAAGCCCGAGGGCATCTACTCGGTCATCGACCTGCAGGCCGAGCCTGCGGTCGTGAAGGAGCTCGACCGCCAGATGAACCTGAACGAGTCGGTCCTCCGGACCAAGGTCCTGCGCCCCGAGACCCACTGA
- a CDS encoding single-stranded DNA-binding protein, with product MAGETVITVVGNLVDDPELRFTPSGAAVAKFRVASTPRTFDRQTNEWKDGESLFLTCSVWRQAAENVAESLQRGMRVIVQGRLKQRSYEDREGVKRTVYELDVDEVGASLRNATAKVTKTSGRGGQGGGGGFGGGQGGGQGGGGWGGGSGGQQGGGAPADDPWATSAPAGGGQQGGGGWGGGSGGGQQGGGYSDEPPF from the coding sequence ATGGCAGGCGAGACCGTCATCACGGTCGTCGGCAATCTTGTCGACGACCCCGAGCTGCGCTTCACCCCGTCCGGCGCGGCGGTCGCGAAGTTCCGTGTCGCGTCCACTCCCCGCACCTTCGATCGTCAGACCAACGAGTGGAAGGACGGCGAAAGCCTCTTCCTGACCTGCTCGGTCTGGCGCCAGGCAGCGGAGAACGTCGCCGAGTCGCTCCAGCGCGGCATGCGCGTCATCGTGCAGGGCCGGCTGAAGCAGCGGTCCTACGAGGACCGCGAGGGCGTCAAGCGCACGGTCTACGAGCTGGACGTCGACGAGGTCGGCGCCAGCCTGCGGAACGCCACGGCCAAGGTCACCAAGACCTCCGGTCGCGGCGGTCAGGGCGGTGGCGGCGGCTTTGGCGGTGGCCAGGGCGGCGGCCAGGGTGGCGGCGGCTGGGGCGGCGGCTCCGGCGGCCAGCAGGGCGGCGGCGCTCCCGCCGACGACCCCTGGGCGACCAGCGCGCCGGCCGGCGGCGGCCAGCAAGGTGGCGGCGGCTGGGGCGGCGGCTCCGGCGGCGGCCAGCAGGGCGGCGGCTACTCGGACGAGCCGCCCTTCTAG
- the rpsR gene encoding 30S ribosomal protein S18, with amino-acid sequence MAKPPPRKPKKKVCAFCKDKTAYVDYKDTNMLRKFISDRGKIRARRVTGNCTQHQRDVATAVKNSREMALLPYTSSAR; translated from the coding sequence ATGGCGAAGCCGCCTCCGCGCAAGCCGAAGAAGAAGGTCTGCGCGTTCTGCAAGGACAAGACCGCGTACGTGGACTACAAGGACACGAACATGCTGCGGAAGTTCATTTCCGACCGTGGCAAGATCCGTGCCCGCCGCGTGACCGGCAACTGCACGCAGCACCAGCGTGACGTCGCCACGGCTGTGAAGAACAGCCGTGAGATGGCGCTGCTGCCCTACACCTCGTCCGCGCGATAA